The following are from one region of the Gossypium hirsutum isolate 1008001.06 chromosome D03, Gossypium_hirsutum_v2.1, whole genome shotgun sequence genome:
- the LOC107950227 gene encoding uncharacterized protein, which yields MLHQASWRANMQGRFKPERPNLSHTDLHPEITKGGKDVSPESSWEHKKQHADIKANDEEELVKYMSKLPSYLERGAKKPQEKVLNVGVLEWGRLEKWQGSHKQISHRTSISSLSSSNTSSSLSTDESSARSSTGHSCSPGNQRLQRPSLESHPMSVPKKGHLQFVKPSRESGGKFQDLKTTQRSTFTVQEKFIREKSSCKSNPHIKPDKFKRREMLPKIVSESVTVPSGVKDNMASCEKVKMKNQRGEFMKKAEIYQEVVGKGANQDVTEKRNTVVLLLPRDLAKMNHSGAANLSDLTTKLCKEETEPGQRTFTETFKEARRGELSSSFYHSGPLRSELDGSKHLQIKAMGLVDLNNNGFKSERSQSVPRAAKVEISSSRSRNLEEKMIHATNTSSATNEACKGLETEVPKVASEKVRSTSPFRRFSFSMGKTGKSSGLKEASSMPQMSSTCSSAKTKPENLVASGVDTSCGDKLNAKSRARSSPLRRLIEPLLKPKAVNCRSFTNQLQESIITEGGCKSSERTRHSTMTMQPAKVKSDTTSTMVNDSALNKKCGSSAVQALLRVQVKNGLPLFTFAVDNESNILAATVKMLSSSSKGDYGCIYTFFAVKEVRKKNGMWINQGGKGKGQDCAPKIVAQMKVSVSEFSHLSRPNYVDQFSIREFVLLTLDVGQAHTQASDSQPNDEQAAIIVKIPKKNSRNSIRDGYLIDKRQSLPEATSKECLPDIKLELNSGKKDSFEGVRNINATVILPSGVHSLPNKGEPSSLIQRWKSGGACDCGGWDLGCKLRILSNKSQCNQRPSSLRGSSISNQFELFFQGGAQDNMPFFSLASFNDGIYSVEFNSSLSLMQAFSICIAVWDSGNHFELSESVPLYEERTLGETILNDGTNEPNQIEGEGPARQWSVRYLSPMKNKK from the exons ATGTTGCACCAAGCAAGCTGGAGGGCAAATATGCAAGGCAGGTTTAAACCAGAAAGGCCTAACTTGTCACACACCGATCTTCATCCAGAAATTACCAAAGGTGGAAAAGATGTCTCACCTGAATCTTCATGGGAGCATAAAAAGCAACATGCTGATATCAAGGCAAATGATGAAGAAGAGCTTGTGAAGTACATGTCAAAATTACCAAGTTATCTGGAGAGAGGAGCAAAAAAACCTCAAGAGAAAGTTTTAAATGTTGGGGTCCTTGAGTGGGGGCGTCTTGAAAAATGGCAGGGTAGCCATAAACAGATTTCACATAGAACTAGCATCTCTTCTCTTTCCAGTAGCAACACTTCTTCCTCATTATCAACAGATGAATCATCTGCACGTTCAAGCACAGGTCACAGTTGCTCTCCCGGTAATCAAAGGTTACAGCGACCTTCACTGGAATCTCATCCAATGTCAGTTCCCAAAAAGGGCCATTTGCAATTTGTCAAGCCCTCTAGGGAAAGTGGTGGAAAGTTTCAAGATCTCAAGACTACCCAGAGAAGCACCTTCACTGTTCAAGAAAAATTCATCAGAGAAAAATCCTCTTGCAAAAGTAATCCACATATCAAGCCGGACAAGTTCAAGAGAAGGGAAATGCTCCCAAAGATTGTTTCAGAAAGTGTAACTGTGCCAAGTGGGGTAAAAGATAACATGGCATCATGTGAGAAGGTGAAAATGAAGAACCAACGTGGTGAATTTATGAAAAAGGCAGAGATATATCAAGAAGTTGTTGGAAAAGGGGCTAACCAAGATGTCACTGAAAAAAGGAACACAGTTGTCCTCCTTTTGCCTAGAGATTTAGCCAAAATGAACCATTCAGGAGCAGCTAACCTTTCTGATTTAACAACGAAGTTGTGTAAAGAGGAAACAGAACCTGGGCAGAGGACCTTCACAGAAACATTTAAAGAGGCTCGCCGTGGTGAGCTTAGTTCCAGTTTCTATCATTCAGGTCCATTGCGTTCTGAACTTGATGGTAGCAAACATTTACAGATTAAAGCCATGGGTTTGGTAGATTTAAATAATAATGGCTTTAAATCAGAGAGATCTCAATCTGTACCTCGTGCAGCAAAGGTAGAAATTAGTTCTTCCAGAAGCAGAAATCTAGAGGAAAAAATGATACATGCAACAAACACAAGTTCTGCTACAAATGAGGCTTGCAAAGGATTAGAGACAGAAGTACCCAAGGTTGCATCTGAAAAAGTTCGAAGCACTTCACCTTTCCGTCGTTTTAGCTTCAGCATGGGTAAGACAGGCAAAAGTTCTGGCCTCAAAGAGGCCTCTTCTATGCCTCAGATGAGCTCAACATGTAGTTCTGCCAAAACCAAGCCAGAGAATCTTGTTGCTTCTGGTGTTGATACTTCTTGTGGTGATAAACTCAATGCTAAAAGCAGAGCAAGGTCCAGCCCTTTGAGAAGACTAATAGAGCCGCTTCTGAAACCAAAGGCAGTGAACTGTCGCAGTTTTACCAATCAATTACAGGAGTCAATTATAACAGAGGGTGGCTGTAAGTCATCAGAACGGACAAGACATTCAACTATGACTATGCAGCCAGCAAAAGTGAAATCAGACACAACCAGCACAATGGTAAATGATTCAGCACTGAACAAAAAGTGCGGATCTTCAGCAGTTCAAGCTCTTCTCAGAGTTCAAGTAAAGAATGGGTTACCTCTGTTCACATTCGCTGTTGATAATGAGAGTAATATCCTTGCTGCTACAGTGAAGATGTTAAGCTCTTCAAGTAAGGGTGACTATGGATGCATTTACACATTCTTTGCTGTTAAAGAAGTCAGGAAAAAGAACGGTATGTGGATAAATCAAGGAGGAAAAGGCAAAGGTCAGGATTGTGCCCCTAAAATTGTTGCCCAGATGAAGGTTTCTGTTTCTGAGTTTTCTCATTTGTCCAGGCCAAACTATGTGGATCAATTTAGCATTAGAGAATTTGTTCTTCTTACCTTGGACGTAGGACAGGCACATACACAAGCATCTGATTCCCAGCCAAATGATGAGCAGGCAGCTATTATTGTCAAGATCCCAAAAAAGAACAGCAGAAATTCAATCAGAGATGGGTATCTGATTGATAAGCGTCAGAGCTTGCCTGAGGCCACATCAAAAGAGTGTCTGCCAGACATAAAACTTGAACTCAACTCCGGGAAAAAGGATTCTTTTGAGGGTGTTCGAAACATTAATGCTACAGTCATACTTCCAAGTGGTGTACATAGCCTGCCAAATAAAGGCGAACCTTCATCACTGATCCAACGATGGAAATCTGGTGGAGCATGTGATTGCGGTGGCTGGGATTTGGGTTGCAAACTTAGGATTCTGTCTAATAAGAGCCAATGCAACCAGCGCCCTAGTTCTTTGAGAGGTTCTTCAATTTCTAATCAATTTGAACTTTTCTTTCAG GGAGGTGCACAAGACAACATGCCTTTTTTCAGCTTGGCCTCTTTCAATGACGGTATCTATTCAGTTGAGTTCAATTCATCGCTTTCTCTTATGCAAGCATTTTCGATTTGTATAGCTGTTTGGGATAGTGGAAACCACTTTGAGCTTTCAGAATCAGTTCCCTTGTATGAAGAAAGAACTTTAGGGGAAACCATATTAAATGATGGAACAAATGAACCTAATCAAATTGAGGGAGAGGGCCCTGCTAG GCAATGGTCTGTGAGATATCTATCACCGATGAAAAATAAGAAGTAA